In Kryptolebias marmoratus isolate JLee-2015 linkage group LG20, ASM164957v2, whole genome shotgun sequence, a genomic segment contains:
- the LOC108249632 gene encoding zinc finger protein 846 yields the protein MISVHHLRDFIGDRLTAAAAEIFSEFEKTILRYEEELDRQRRLLDVRWNPKIKQLSVDLQQEPVHKTELILTDQERNSSLDWEEPERPWIKGEQEEPELQPLQNQEEQEDREPEPPEIKEEEAEEEEEDQLHLKQETDPFLVTVLCEEREPEPDGEQLASQSSAGPEDQDPFSWPDDNTERALKKVDLTDGHRGNEAAKSGAAEGLFSCPICWRTFSRKAHLSCHMKVHRARNPTSGKLQYCCPICGKRFSACSYLIIHIRSHTGEKPFPCEVCGKGFSIKDSLKVHMRIHTGEKPFFCETCGKRFNQASLLKRHMRLHSGVKTFTCQICAKHFIRRDHLTSHMKIHEENKQFSCQTCGKSFVRNDYLKSHVKVHKV from the exons ATGATTTCAGTTCATCACCTGAGGGATTTTATCGGTGACAGATTAACCGCAGCAGCCGCGGAAATCTTCTCCGAGTTCGAGAAGACGATCCTGCGGTACGAAGAGGAGCTCGACCGGCAGCGGAGGCTGCTGGATGTCCGCTGGAACCCGAAGATAAAGCAGCTCAGTGTCG ACCTGCAGCAGGAACCGGTCCACAAGACGGAGCTGATCCTCACAGACCAGGAGAGGAACTCCAGCCTGGACTGGGAGGAACCAGAACGTCCATGGATCAAAggagagcaggaggagccaGAACTGCAACCTCTGCAGAACCAAGAAGAACAGGAGGATcgagaaccagaacctccagagatcaaagaagaagaagcagaggaggaggaagaagatcAGCTCCACCTGAAGCAGGAGACCGATCCGTTTCTGGTGACGGTTCTGTGTGAAGAaagagaaccagaaccagacggGGAGCAGCTCGCCTCTCAGAGTTCTGCTGGACCTGAGGACCAGGACCCGTTTTCATGGCCCGATGACAACACAGAGCGGGCGCTAAAGAAGGTGGATCTCACGGACGGTCATCGTGGTAACGAGGCCGCCAAATCAGGAGCAGCAGAGGGGTTGTTTTCTTGTCCGATCTGTTGGAGAACGTTCAGTAGGAAGGCACACCTGAGCTGTCACATGAAGGTCCACAGAGCCAGGAACCCGACCTCCGGCAAGCTGCAGTACTGCTGCCCCATCTGCGGGAAGAGGTTCTCCGCCTGCAGTTATTTAATTATCCACATCAGGAGCCACACTGGGGAGAAACCCTTTCCTTGTGAAGTTTGTGGAAAAGGGTTCAGTATTAAAGACAGCCTTAAAGTCCACATGAGGATCCACACCGGGGAGAAGCCGTTTTTCTGTGAAACCTGTGGGAAAAGATTCAACCAAGCCTCGCTTCTAAAGCGTCACATGAGGCTGCACTCGGGTGTCAAGACGTTTACCTGTCAAATCTGTGCGAAACATTTTATCCGTAGAGATCATTTGACGTCTCACATGAAAATCCATGAAGAAAATAAGCAGTTTTCTTGTCAAACCTGCGGGAAAAGTTTTGTCCGTAACGATTATCTGAAGTCTCACGTGAAGGTTCACAAAGTTTGA
- the LOC119618052 gene encoding zinc finger protein 62 homolog has product MSSVHHLREFIGDKLTAAAAEIFSEFEKTILRYEEELDRQRRLLDVRWNPGKKLKIIDLQQEPDHNTERILTDQQEPEPEPEPPQIKEEEEEERLHPKQESDTFTVTLFEGSDLSESEPDRQRPVSQRSAGPEDQDQDQDQDLDLDQDSGSKTLERSHSPDGSGTCSCRICGGTFSESSLLMSHMKVHAVQNPEPGRRRRHCCPVCDKKYTASNNLAIHMRIHTGERPFSCQTCGETFIRTERLRNHMRIHAGENSDARQHSCPACGKKFFSRNDLAIHTRSHTGEKPFSCRFCGKKFSISGNCKVHMRIHTGEKPFSCQSCGRSFTSNASLKVHMKVHTGSRFLKLFISERLTAAATEIFSEFEKTILRYEEELDRQRRLLDSATRKHGKKTKKIRLQHEAAHEMNLIVIDQERKEPEPPQTTMKQPEPEPLEVAVKQPEPLDITVEHPEPLEITVEQVEPEPIHDDVEPEEPEPPHVSPDQAAPEPPRVIEARAAPEPLGVIEAQAALEPLRVIKHWAAPEPPQVIDSWVTTEPIRIKEEEEELCTSQLQVKEEADAIMVTVLQDDSDFSESETDDDSSMSSTSSGSDTSGVLYSCLICGETFTEHPNLLVHMRVHTARSPTSDKLQHCCPICDKRYTTRDSLVIHIRSHTGERPFSCRFCGKRFSRNGNCKMHMRIHTGERPYSCEPSPPLGALNLQSPLNRKWFQEFIGERLTAAAAEIFSEFEKTILRVEEELDRQRRLLDVRRNPEIKLLRVDLQQEPVHKTELIRTDQERKSGRNQNQNLNTSMKSRRNQNLNTSKMKRRSSAPIKRIQLKVKAAFLLKMSSVHHLREFIGDRLTAAAAEIFSEFEKTILRYEEELDRQRRLLEISWNPEIKLHRVGLQDEEAEPEPSRIKEEEEEEEEEEEEEEPEPLQVKDEDEELCTNQEEAELQLKEESDPFLVTVLYGESDQSEAEPDSEQLACQSSAGSESQDLDSGSNGTAEHGDGRHGNDADRSEASERSFPCSICVETFPENSLLIRHLSTHTVRSPGSNKVQHCCPICDKRYSARNNLVIHMRSHTGEKPFSCKMCGKKYTTRANLVVHMRSHTGEKPFSCKVCGKTFGSNKTCKNHVKIHTGERPYSCPTCGRTFTRNANLKSHIKTHTREKQNPDQWKHCCSTCGKKFCQRSQLVIHVRTHTGEKPFYCKLCGKRFTVNNSLKIHMRGHTGETPYACKVCGVKFSSSDRLRYHMRTHTGGNQNTDKRRHACPTCGKKFVKPSYLIIHMRTHTGEKPFSCKICGKKFTSNGYCRIHMRSHTGEQPYSCGICGKTFTYKGVFSGHMSIHAAESQKSGKARPWCFTCGKTFISRYHLAVHMRSHTGEKPYSCTFCGKSFSSNGNCKIHMRIHTGEKPYSCKTCGKTFTFCSQLKFHMKGHAG; this is encoded by the exons ATGTCCTCAGTTCATCACCTGAGGGAGTTTATCGGTGACAAATTAACCGCTGCCGCCGCGGAAATCTTCTCCGAGTTCGAGAAGACGATCCTGCGGTACGAAGAGGAGCTCGACCGGCAGCGGAGGCTGCTGGATGTCCGCTGGAACCCGGGGAAAAAGCTCAAAATAATCG aCCTGCAGCAGGAACCGGACCACAACACGGAGCGGATCCTCACAGACCagcaggaaccagaaccagaaccagaacctccacagatcaaagaggaggaggaggaggagcggctcCACCCGAAGCAGGAGAGCGACACGTTTACAGTGACTTTGTTTGAGGGAAGTGACCTGAGTGAATCAGAACCAGACAGGCAGCGGCCCGTCTCTCAGAGGTCTGCCGGAcctgaggaccaggaccaggaccaggaccaggacctggacctggatcAGGATTCAGGGTCGAAGACGTTGGAGCGCAGTCACAGTCCTGATGGATCTGGAACTTGTTCCTGCAGGATCTGTGGGGGAACGTTCTCTGAGAGTTCCCTCCTGATGAGCCACATGAAGGTCCACGCGGTCCAGAACCCAGAACCCGGCCGGCGGCGGCGGCACTGCTGTCCCGTCTGTGACAAGAAGTACACCGCCAGCAACAACTTAGCCATCCACATGAGGATCCACACGGGCGAGCGGCCGTTCTCCTGCCAGACCTGCGGGGAGACGTTCATTCGGACCGAAAGACTCCGGAACCACATGAGGATCCACGCCGGAGAGAACTCCGACGCCCGGCAGCATTCCTGCCCCGCCTGCGGCAAGAAGTTCTTTTCCCGGAACGATTTAGCCATCCACACCAGGAGCCACACCGGGGAGAAGCCCTTTTCCTgcaggttctgtggaaagaagTTCAGCATCAGCGGGAACTGTAAGGTCCACATGAGGATCCACACGGGCGAGAAGCCGTTCTCCTGCCAGAGCTGCGGCCGAAGTTTCACCAGCAACGCCAGCCTGAAGGTCCACATGAAGGTCCACACGGGCT ctcgGTTCCTGAAACTGTTCATCAGCGAGCGACTGACCGCCGCTGCGACGGAAATCTTCTCCGAGTTCGAAAAAACGATCCTGCGGTACGAAGAGGAGCTCGACCGCCAGCGCAGACTGCTGGATTCCGCCACCAGGAAACACGGGAAAAAAACGAAGAAAATCA GACTCCAGCATGAAGCGGCCCACGAGATGAACCTGATCGTCATCGACCAGGAGAGgaaggaaccagaacctccgCAGACCACCATGAAGcagccagaaccagaacctttgGAGGTTGCTGTGAAGCAACCAGAACCTTTGGACATCACTGTAGAGCATCCAGAACCTTTGGAGATCACTGTAGAGCAAGTGGAACCAGAACCTATCCATGATGATGTAGAACcagaagaaccagaacctccacaCGTCAGTCCAGATCAGGCGGCACCAGAACCTCCACGGGTCATCGAAGCTCGGGCGGCACCGGAACCTCTAGGGGTCATCGAAGCTCAGGCGGCACTAGAACCTCTACGGGTCATCAAACATTGGGCGGCACCAGAACCTCCACAGGTCATCGATTCTTGGGTGACAACAGAACCGATCCGGAtcaaagaagaggaggaggagctctgCACCAGTCAGCTGCAGGTGAAGGAGGAGGCCGACGCCATCATGGTGACGGTTCTGCAGGACGACAGCGACTTCAGCGAGTCGGAAACGGACGACGACTCCTCCATGTCTTCCACTTCCTCCGGCTCCGACACGTCCGGGGTTCTGTACTCCTGCCTGATCTGCGGGGAAACATTCACGGAGCACCCGAACCTCCTGGTGCACATGAGGGTCCACACGGCGAGGAGCCCGACGTCGGACAAGCTGCAGCACTGCTGCCCCATCTGCGACAAGCGGTACACGACCCGGGACAGCCTGGTGATCCACATCCGGAGCCACACTGGCGAGAGGCCCTTCTCGTGCCGCTTCTGCGGGAAGCGCTTCAGCCGCAACGGGAACTGCAAAAtgcacatgagaatccacacgggCGAGCGGCCATATTCCTGCGAA CCCTCCCCGCCGCTGGGGGCGCTGAATCTGCAGTCGCCATTAAACCGGAAGTGGTTTCA AGAGTTTATAGGTGAAAGACTAACAGCCGCTGCAGCAGAAATCTTCTCCGAGTTCGAGAAGACGATCCTGCGGGTCGAAGAGGAGCTCGACCGGCAGCGGAGGCTGCTGGATGTCCGCCGGAACCCGGAGATAAAGCTGCTCAGAGTCG ACCTGCAGCAGGAACCGGTCCACAAGACGGAGCTGATCCGCACCGACCAGGAGAGGAAGTCCgggaggaaccagaaccagaacctcaacACATCCATGAAGAGCAGGAGGAACCAGAATCTAAACACGtcaaagatgaagaggaggagctcTGCACCAATCAAGAGGAT ACAGCTGAAAGTCaaagcagcttttctgttgAAAATGTCCTCAGTTCATCACCTGAGGGAGTTTATCGGGGACAGATTAACCGCCGCCGCCGCGGAAATCTTCTCCGAGTTCGAGAAGACGATCCTGCGGTACGAAGAGGAGCTCGACCGGCAGCGGAGGCTGCTGGAAATCAGCTGGAACCCGGAGATCAAGCTGCACAGAGTCG GTCTGCAAGACGaagaagcagaaccagaaccttcgcggatcaaagaagaagaagaagaagaagaagaagaagaagaggaggaggaaccagaaccactCCAGGTCAAAGACGAAGATGAGGAACTCTGCACCAATCAAGAggaagctgagctgcagctgaaggaggagtccGACCCGTTTCTGGTGACGGTTCTGTACGGAGAAAGTGACCAGAGTGAAGCGGAACCGGACAGTGAGCAGCTCGCCTGTCAGAGTTCTGCTGGGTCTGAGAGCCAGGATCTGGATTCTGGGTCCAATGGAACCGCAGAGCACGGGGACGGTCGTCACGGTAACGACGCAGACAGATCTGAAGCGTCTGAGAGGTCGTTTCCGTGCTCGATCTGCGTGGAGACTTTTCCCGAGAATTCCCTCCTGATCCGACACCTGAGCACCCACACGGTCCGGAGCCCCGGCTCCAACAAAGTGCAGCATTGTTGCCCCATCTGCGACAAAAGGTACTCTGCCCGGAATAATTTAGTCATCCACATGAGGAGCCACACGGGAGAGAAGCCCTTTTCCTGCAAGATGTGTGGGAAGAAGTACACGACTCGAGCCAACTTGGTCGTCCACATGAGAAGCCATACGGGCGAGAAACCCTTCTCCTGCAAGGTGTGTGGGAAAACCTTCGGCAGcaataaaacctgtaaaaaccACGTCAAAATCCACACAGGCGAGAGGCCATATTCCTGCCCCACCTGTGGGAGAACCTTCACCCGGAACGCCAACCTGAAGTCCCACATTAAAACCCACACCCGCGAGAAGCAGAACCCCGACCAGTGGAAGCACTGCTGCTCCACCTGTGGCAAAAAGTTCTGCCAGCGAAGTCAGCTGGTCATCCACGTGAGAACGCACACCGGCGAGAAGCCGTTCTACTGCAAACTGTGTGGGAAAAGGTTTACTGTCAACAACAGCCTTAAAATCCACATGAGGGGCCACACGGGCGAGACGCCGTACGCCTGTAAGGTCTGCGGAGTGAAGTTCAGCTCCAGCGACAGACTCCGGTAccacatgagaactcacacCGGGGGCAACCAGAACACCGACAAGCGGCGGCACGCTTGTCCCACCTGTGGCAAAAAGTTTGTCAAACCGAGTTATTTGATCATCCACATGAGGACCCACACCGGGGAGAAGCCTTTTTCCTGCAAGATCTGTGGGAAAAAGTTTACCAGCAACGGCTACTGCAGGATCCACATGAGGAGCCACACGGGCGAGCAGCCGTACTCCTGCGGCATCTGTGGGAAAACCTTCACCTATAAAGGAGTCTTCAGCGGCCACATGAGTATCCATGCAGCCGAAAGCCAGAAGTCCGGGAAAGCGCGGCCGTGGTGCTTCACCTGCGGCAAAACGTTCATCTCTCGTTACCATTTAGCCGTGCACATGAGGAGCCACACCGGAGAGAAGCCGTACTCCTGCACATTCTGTGGGAAGAGCTTCAGCAGCAACGGGAACTGTAAGATCCACATGAGGATCCACACGGGCGAGAAGCCGTACTCCTGCAAAACCTGCGGGAAAACCTTCACGTTCTGTTCGCAGCTGAAGTTTCACATGAAGGGCCACgcaggctga
- the LOC119618061 gene encoding zinc finger and SCAN domain-containing protein 2-like — protein sequence MNRTEPQQEPVQKTELSSSPDREEPEPPEVKDKLEEPELKVVHIKEEWEEPEPESPQDSDDHEEEEPELVHIKEEWEEPEPEPQQVKEEDGDPLQLKQEADAVLVTVGESDPSDAEPDRERPESQSSAKTRNRTRTRVQSKNVAKKTKETDGRRGDGSDQSEASERSIYCSICGETFPDNSLLVTHTKVHTVRSPNFDKLQYCCPICDKKFTSRNNLVIHMRSHTGERPFSCQVCGRRFSSNGNCKAHMSLHTGENHNADKWRHCCSTCGKTFVHRSSFAIHVRSHTGEKPFSCAFCGKTFSRNANCKIHMRLHTGETPYSCLTCGQSFTFNSQLKHHMKVHTG from the exons ATGAACAGAACCG AACCTCAGCAAGAACCGGTCCAGAAGACGGAGCTGAGCTCCAGCCCGGACCgggaggaaccagaacctccgGAGGTCAAAGACAAGCTGGAGGAACCAGAACTGAAGGTTGTGCATATTAAAGAAGAATGGGAGGAACCGGAACCAGAGTCTCCTCAGGACAGTGACGATCATGAGGAAGAAGAACCAGAACTGGTCCACATTAAAGAAGAAtgggaggaaccagaaccagaacctcagcagGTCAAAGAGGAGGACGGGGATCCGCTCCAGCTGAAGCAGGAAGCCGACGCGGTTCTGGTGACGGTGGGAGAAAGTGACCCCAGTGACGCAGAACCGGACAGGGAGCGGCCCGAGTCTCAGAGTTCTGCTAAAACTCGGAACCGGACCCGGACCCGGGTCCAGAGTAAAAACGTAGCAAAGAAGACGAAGGAGACGGACGGTCGTCGGGGCGACGGCTCTGACCAATCGGAAGCGTCGGAGAGGTCGATTTACTGCTCGATCTGCGGGGAAACGTTTCCTGACAACTCTCTCCTGGTGACGCACACGAAGGTCCACACGGTCCGGAGCCCCAACTTCGACAAGCTGCAGTACTGCTGCCCCATCTGCGACAAGAAGTTCACGTCCCGCAACAACCTGGTCATCCACATGAGGAGCCACACCGGCGAGCGGCCCTTCTCCTGCCAGGTCTGCGGGCGGAGGTTCAGCAGCAACGGCAACTGCAAGGCTCACATGAGCCTCCACACGGGAGAGAACCACAACGCCGACAAGTGGCGGCACTGCTGCTCCACCTGCGGCAAGACCTTCGTCCACCGCAGCAGCTTCGCCATCCACGTGAGGAGCCACACCGGCGAGAAGCCCTTCTCCTGCGCCTTCTGTGGAAAGACCTTCAGCAGGAACGCGAACTGCAAAATCCACATGAGGCTCCACACGGGGGAGACGCCGTACTCCTGTTTGACCTGCGGACAGAGTTTCACCTTTAACTCGCAGCTGAAACATCACATGAAGGTCCACACGGGCTGA
- the LOC108249633 gene encoding zinc finger and BTB domain-containing protein 49 — MSSARFLKLFISERLTAAATEIFSEFEKTILRYEEELDRQRRLLDSATRKHGKKTKKIRLQHEAAHEMNLIVIDQERKEPEPPQTTMKQPEPEPLEVAVKQPEPLDITVEHPEPLEITVEQVEPEPIHDDVEPEEPEPPHVSPDQAAPEPPRVIEARAAPEPLGVIEAQAALEPLRVIKHWAAPEPPQVIDSWVTTEPIRIKEEEEELCTSQLQVKEEADAIMVTVLQDDSDFSESETDDDSSMSSTSSGSDTSGVLYSCLICGETFTEHPNLLVHMRVHTARSPTSDKLQHCCPICDKRYTTRDSLVIHIRSHTGERPFSCRFCGKRFSRNGNCKMHMRIHTGERPYSCEVCGKTFTLNSYLKTHMKVHTG, encoded by the exons atgtcttcagctcgGTTCCTGAAACTGTTCATCAGCGAGCGACTGACCGCCGCTGCGACGGAAATCTTCTCCGAGTTCGAAAAAACGATCCTGCGGTACGAAGAGGAGCTCGACCGCCAGCGCAGACTGCTGGATTCCGCCACCAGGAAACACGGGAAAAAAACGAAGAAAATCA GACTCCAGCATGAAGCGGCCCACGAGATGAACCTGATCGTCATCGACCAGGAGAGgaaggaaccagaacctccgCAGACCACCATGAAGcagccagaaccagaacctttgGAGGTTGCTGTGAAGCAACCAGAACCTTTGGACATCACTGTAGAGCATCCAGAACCTTTGGAGATCACTGTAGAGCAAGTGGAACCAGAACCTATCCATGATGATGTAGAACcagaagaaccagaacctccacaCGTCAGTCCAGATCAGGCGGCACCAGAACCTCCACGGGTCATCGAAGCTCGGGCGGCACCGGAACCTCTAGGGGTCATCGAAGCTCAGGCGGCACTAGAACCTCTACGGGTCATCAAACATTGGGCGGCACCAGAACCTCCACAGGTCATCGATTCTTGGGTGACAACAGAACCGATCCGGAtcaaagaagaggaggaggagctctgCACCAGTCAGCTGCAGGTGAAGGAGGAGGCCGACGCCATCATGGTGACGGTTCTGCAGGACGACAGCGACTTCAGCGAGTCGGAAACGGACGACGACTCCTCCATGTCTTCCACTTCCTCCGGCTCCGACACGTCCGGGGTTCTGTACTCCTGCCTGATCTGCGGGGAAACATTCACGGAGCACCCGAACCTCCTGGTGCACATGAGGGTCCACACGGCGAGGAGCCCGACGTCGGACAAGCTGCAGCACTGCTGCCCCATCTGCGACAAGCGGTACACGACCCGGGACAGCCTGGTGATCCACATCCGGAGCCACACTGGCGAGAGGCCCTTCTCGTGCCGCTTCTGCGGGAAGCGCTTCAGCCGCAACGGGAACTGCAAAAtgcacatgagaatccacacgggCGAGCGGCCATATTCCTGCGAAGTCTGTGGCAAAACTTTCACTTTGAACTCTTACCTGAAAACTCACATGAAGGTCCACACGGGCTGA